Below is a window of Solanum stenotomum isolate F172 chromosome 7, ASM1918654v1, whole genome shotgun sequence DNA.
ttaagttgtgtattactaataccaagtaattctaggtattagtaatacataacattttaacacttgcattagattaaataattacaaaactacCCTCAAACCCTTGTTAAAACATTTCCTAacattttctcctcttttcatattttttcttgtcataggtttttatttttatttgtttttcaataTCTCTTTATTTGTTGGTGTCTTGATAGACTTTATGGCCTCGTaagtatcattttttaaaaaatatctaatttcaacatagtatgataaaaaaatttactattgtggcgataaatttgataaaaaaaatctttgcgaacttttcacaaaaatattgactCAAATAGTAtaactatttaatattatttctgaaaaaaaaaagagatgaagATGTAATGATATTTtagcaaataattttttttaatgttttagcAAAGAACTTTGTTGCAAAGAAAGTGTATAAATAAAtagtgtgaagggtatttttgtaaacatatatttttatatagaaattatgcaagatttgttatttctaatacatcaaaccaaacagtgtataagaaataatgcttgcataactaatgcaagatTAGTAATGCACCCTTTTTGGCATTATtgttatacactctaccaaatgacCCGTAACATCTTTTAACTCACATTGTTATACTTGTAAAAAAATCTGCACAAACTATATGCACAAACAAGTTGAAACACCAAAACTGATTCTGAACATAATTTCCATCCAACTCCACATATGAAATCCAAGATTTAACTTCAAGAATTCAAATTCCAATTACAAGAGATTGCTAATCACATTCTTGGATGTTACAGCAACAAAAGACTACTAATCACattcaacaaaatcaaaagaatCTCCAGGGCACTACTAATCACattcaacaaaatcaaaaaactCTCCATGCCCTATTACAACAATAAGGATTCCAAACAACAAACCTAAAGCAACAATCTTTATAACTTAAAGCAACACCAACTCTTAAAAACAAAAGATTAAAATCAGCAGTCTCTTTTATAGACTATATCATGGCATTCCAAATGGTCTACAACTTGAATCCgactcttcttcttcatcaagaAAGGTCGGACATGAAACTCTATCAATACTCGAAGTCAAACCTAAGAAGAAAAGTATGTGGTTAAAGTATTAAGAActgaaaaaattgttaaaataacAAGTCATTGAAAAGTTAGTTACCATTTATTTCGTTCCACAACCAAGTGTGAGCACACATCAAAGCTTCCAAAGTAGTAGGATGGAGTCTACTGCAGTGTGGACTAATCAACCTTCCACTAGTGTTAAATGCCGATTCAGAAGCAACAGTAAACACGGGAATGGCTAAGAGGTCACGAGCCATTTTTTGTAAAGTAGGAAATTTCAATCTGTTTGTCTTCCACCAACTTAAATTGTCAAATGATGGAGTTTGAGGCAACAAATTTTCTTCTAAATACATATCCAAATCTGATTTTATCTTTGCATTAGCACTACTGGAAGAAATAACTCTATCAAAGCTTGATAGTCGATCACTTTCCGAAAGGCCAATGGCTTCATTTGAACTAGATGCTTCAACTAACTCATGTGGAGAAAATATTCTACTCGTGTACTCTTTAAATAAATCATCACAGTGAGTACGAACTTCTTGAATTTTAGTTAAAGCTTCTTCACCATAAATCAGTGGAAGATAGAACTCAACTAACTTCATTTTATATCTCGGATCAAAAATTGCAGCTACTCCCATAAATATATGCATATCATTCCAATATTTTAGAAACTTTAATAACATTGCTTCTgccatatttttaatcaaaggATTGAAACTTTTTATCCATGCTTCTAATTCGAGCTTAACTTCAcaaactttataaaattattgacTTGAAGTAGGATACtgaattcttgaaaattgttCAGTAATATGATAAAAGAGCTTCAACTTACCACAAACATCTTTTGCTTCACTACATTGCTCTTCGGTTGGAAAACAACGATAATTGGCATATGTTAGACTCAACTTCTAATATTTAGAAATGTTGAGTTCCAACGAGTTGGACAATCATACTCTAGCTTTTTGGTACAGGAAACATATAGCAAGGGTGCAAACTcttcaaatctttcaatttttccCAATGACCCTATCCAATATAAGACACTGTCACGCACGCTTTTAATACTATCTCCTATCACCTTTAGCCCTTGTTGCACAATTAAATTTAAGATATGTGCAGCACAACGAACATGAAAAATCCGCCCCatcaacaacaatttttttttgcaaagcTTCTCATCTAACGAGGTCTTCAGCATAGCATTGTTAGTGCTCAATTATCAACTGTAATCGTTGATATTGTTCTTTCAAGATTCCACTCTAAGAAACAATTGAGCAACGCGCCACACAAAGTATCTTTATCATAAGGAGCAGGAACATAAACAAATCTTAAAATGTGACTTTGAAGCCTCCATGAGTCGTCAATAAAATGTGTTGTAATAACCATAAAcccttttttgttgttgtataaaGTCCACATGTCAGTTGTTATTGCAATTCTACATGTGAGTGTTTCGAGTAACTAGGACGTTTTAGATTTCAAATTGTCAAAAATCTTCAAGATATCATTCTTGATTGTGTTTCTTAACACCATTTTGAACAAAGGCTGGAGACTAGCAACAAACTTTCTGAATCCCACATGATCAACTATGGACAGTGGATATCCATGCAAAATGATGGCATGTGCAAGTTCTCTTCTTGAAACGTCTTGATCAAAGTATTGTTGTTGGCTGCCATCATTCACTTCCGAACCACCCTCAGTTACCAAGTTAGTTGGCTTTTTGTTACATCTACGGAAATGTTCTAACATAGATGTTTTCTCACAATTTCTAGTCGATTTGATACGAGCATTACAATACCTATAAACACTAAAATGGACACCATCAACCTTCACTGGTTTAAAATATTGTCAAGCTTTAGAAGTAAATCTTTTTTGCTCGATTTCAACAACTTCATAAGTAGCTTTATTTGTTTGTGAAGGCATTTGACTCTCATCATTCTCAATAGGGACAATATTAGAGGATGAACACGTTGGATTTTGTTCGTCTTGAAACTCCATCAGTTTACTgtaagaaaatcaacaaaagaagACATTAAgaagagataaataaattattactaGTAGTATAAGAGTAtgagcaaaaagaaacaaaacatacAAAATCAAGTAACCACATATTGTATAGGACACGAACAAAAATGACCAATTCAAGATAAGCTCATACAAGAATTAGCCATTAAAAGTCATACAAATTCGCGGATTAAAACAATTTCAACACTCACTGcttcaaaaattcaaataatcaatcaatttggATTATACACTTGCTGTCAAGCTCAaatactcaactaaatcaaccaAAAATAGTAATActcaacaaataaaaacaatatcTCGCCAGCAAACTCAAATACTTAACTAAATCAACTGGATTAAACTATGTGAAACTAGAGTTAACCAGTAACAGAATAGAAAATAGACTGTTCGAGAAAACTTACTTAGCGGACGTGGAAGTTGCTTTATGGATAGTGACTCTTCCCGCCGGGCAATAAATCGAGCTTTTGGAGAAGAATCAGTTGTAATACGGAGAGTAGTACATTTCAAAGAATCAACAGAGGAAAAGGTAGTAGAAAACCTCGTCTTTCTATGGTATTTAGCGAGAGAGAGCCGAGAGGCAGAGTTTATTCTTTGCTTCACTCCATTGCGCTTCGTCGTAgttcaaaagaaaaggaaacccTAACCCATACCCACCCCGCcccaaatatttttcttttaaaatattttgtacccgccccattgccatccctagaCTTCATGTGATACTCTCATGCAATGAACTTGTTTGTTTACTTGTGGTTTCAAGTTGGTTGAGACGGAGGGGAACTCCTTTTAGAGATTTTGTGTAAGAGATAGTACTGAAAATAGTTCAGACACAAGCAAGGGAGATTGAGGACCCTATGACCACTAACCTACAAGTTGAACCAATGGCCATCCTACATGCACTGAATTACATAAAGATAACATAAGTGGAGAAGGTGATTGTTGAGACTGATTCTTTGGTGTTGAAAAACATTATTGAAAGAGTATGAGATATCCCTTGATTGATACTTTCtctattcacttttacttgtcactgtTTGACGTGACACAcccattaagaaaaatattattgatataggtattttaccaaactatccttattaaatgatgttttaggtcttgaaaaatgatttggagaataagtatttaatgttgagggtaaaatatgggaaaaaattattgttgtcaaaaatgacaagtaaaaatgaaaatctaatttaggaataagtgacaagtaaaagtgaacggggGACTAATAACTAGTGTGGAGGAAATAAGGTGATTGATGATAGGCAAAACGGTTCTTTAATTACAACCACATCCTCAGAGAAGGAAATAAAATGGTTGATCATCTAGCCAACCTGGCCCTTGATGAAGGACCAGTTAGACAGTTATAGCCATTAATTTCCAAGAACTGGAGGTAGGGAGCAGGAGGATAATCAATAGTGACAAATTGAAGGAACCCTATATGAGGGTTAGACCCTGCAGAAGATGAGTAACATAGGAGAAGAGTAGAAGGGTGGATAAAAGGCTCTAGTTCAAATCCTAAGGAAGGACAACACGGACTACTTATACTCTAACAGTTTGTTAAGTTTTGTTGGTACACAAAAAGATTACACAATGAGACCAACACAAAATTCACAGATGCAAGGATTAGATCAATAAAAAGGCATCAGAATCAAAGAGAAACGATGATTACAGAACAAAACCCTCAAACGTTGGCAAATGGGGAAAATATGTTGGTGTCGAATAAGAaagttcaataattttattcCTATCTTTCTATGTCATatacatcatatcatcatatatcatcatatattattataagtgggaagcccCAAACTGAAAagttaaattatcattttagccctacactaaattaaattattataaaatattattaattaaatattctatcattaattaagaaaatcatcATATTCAATTCTACTCCAGAATGGACACATACATTGCATACTGAAAGTTTAATAACAATCAATTACGTATTTGGGTATACAAAGAGGTGGATTAATTTTCTTGCAATTGCCATTTATTTCAGCCTTTTCAATACTCTAGAATAACTTTTCATCTTACTAAACTAATTCAATGttcttttcaacttcaaaactATAGCTtaagaattttataaattgcCACATCAGTGAATCATGGTAAAATCATGGAGGTTCTCTTCCAGAATTTCAATACCACCTGTCCTCCTCCTCtccttctttttcattatttatctTCAATGTGTCTGTTAAGGGGTTCCATTGCTATTGCTCATATATGGTCTCTCTTAACCatatgttttaagttattaattgtGTCTGATTATGAGGGATTCTTGGGCTGCTAATAATTATGCCACGACACAAGGGGTAAAAGATGCAGTTAAATATGTTATTGGCATGAACAGatgaaaagtatatatatatcacatcATTGACGTCTTTGTTCAACATTTAAGCAGCTAGCTtgctcttccttttttttccatTGTTTTTATTTAGTTACTTAGGTTTGAGTATTACTCCATTAAGatgtttgattaaatttaaatgttataaactatttaataaattaaatattgaatagtAAATCATCATATTAGTACATGAATCAACCACCATAAAGTTTCttgaaaatgtattattttattaatttcatgttgaagttaaattcataattttttttgttatgttcaTCTTCCAATTGAAAATATGAATGGGTATGTTTGCCcttaacaaaaagaagaaaaatcatgtagatctatattatattattttttgtatataaatatttgtattaatgTGAAGTACATTACATAGATTGTATTACCTCTAACTCTTCATTATGTAAATACTAGATAATGTTgtccgtgctatgcacgggcccattaatataaatgatatattctggggctaataaccgagtttttgaagtgattgtttgcgtggataaaggaataagtttttttatcacaaacttgtactttctttgacgctatatataatatataatattcaagaaagtctcaatcttgaatattatatattatactaggtataaaatagaattttaaaagtcccacaagtatagtatataatattcaagattgggaaaagtcccaatcttgaatattatgtattatacttgggcctaaactctcttttataatatagtagaaaaaaaaaattatatatatatatatatatatatatatatatatatatatattctacatTATTTGAAAAGGGAGTTTATACGTAACCAAGTTCtagtatataataaatataatatataatattcaagaaagtcccaatcttaaatattatatattatacttgggcctaaactctcttttataatatagtagaaaagattggaaaaagtctcaatcttgaatattatatattatacttgggcctAAAATcccttttataatatagtagaatatGCAACTCTCACTAATTATACTAATTATGGTTTTTACTCCCACCTCTCATCCATGATCAAATGAATTAATGTCATACTCATAACAACTCAAAGTGTTCTTCAATCCTTTCGTATAAATAGTGACATTTGACACAATATTGTACTCACTTAAAACAGTTggaaacaaaaagaagagaaaatctCTATGCTCTATTCTTGTCtctttttatttgcttttttaatgtttatgttTCTTGTTTGCTGTTAttgtataactttttattattttattattaataatattgtgAATTTACAGTGGTTTGTTGCTTTGTATACATTAACCTAGCATATGTGGTGTTTTAGTATACTTATTTGAATATTGTATTTGTAcaataattagttatttttactttatgcacttttagtcaattttataattaaggatgtaatttttttattaggaaGATATATGTACTTTCTATTGTAAAAACAATggatttttttagtaaataccAATAAATTTGAAGCGGAgaaaatatgtcatttgcaatacaaaatttatatgaaatattttgggataaaagTGCAACACACATTTTCAGAACTAATATTACTATAAGTgggaataaaaaaaagttgaaagttgaaattcCAAAATATCCTTATAAAATTGAGTTACTACAATAATGCCATTAAAAAAAGCTACtctaaattaaaatgttataatatatttatataattatatttagatagtagtaattaaataatattatagtaTACTATATAACACTAGTAAACCCAAAAGTTGTAGTAAATACAATTCATACAATTAATAAATCAGTTAATTGTAAGATACTATATACATTTAACTGTATATCATTAGTATATGAATAACTTGGATGTTTAGACTTCTCCTTATAGTTCGTGAAACATGTATTTTGAACTCCCATGCACTTAATaatgtttatttactatttcttgaACTTTGTATCACTTCTTTAGTActtaattatgtttatttaaGTCAATTTGAATTGCTTCATCTTCCAATCTTTATTGCaatattaacttttgaaatGTCGATGTACATGTAATCAATCAAGGatttattttcctaataaaatatGCCCAaccttttcattcattttttccaTACACGAAGAGTTTAGAAATTATAATCATGATTTAGCAGAATTGAGCTTTTGATGATTTAGTAGTGAACCGGCATGGGGATGTAATCCTAGTTTCCTAATATATGCTGCTTCTTGAAAAGGTATTTGGTGTATtaaatgaattattatttttgttatattccTGTTGCATCTTTTAAccaaattaaaattacataCTTTTGAATAAACCTAAAGATTATGTATCACATTCTAAAGATAATGGCGTTACTAGACATATATACATGGGAATGGCATGGTTGCCTCAAATGTGGTGCATCATTATTTATATACTTTTACCctttttttgttggtaaaaaGCAAGTTAGTCCTATTTAGgtgttttaataaaaaatttaatattataagtATCAACACTAATTCTATGTCAGCAACTCTAATTATGTTAGATGTTATATTATCTTAATTAGTTTTACATAGTTCAACATTTTCTATTTTGtgaactactccctccgttctttTATAGTAGTTgctattttcttcttaataGTCAAACGATATAAACTCTAACTAACATTTTCAGATATATTTTtccatcatattgatatgaaaaaaattgcaatttatagtacatttcgtatagtttttgaatatctaaattattatttcaaaatatcaaataagTGTAATctaaattaactttaaaaattagtcaattgactctcaaaaagcgcaatatgacaactaaaaaggaataGTGGGAGTAATAACTAAAATTGTGTTAAAATTAGATGATATTGTTGtgtttgactaaacacatatttagtagaataatacaaaaaattaggcatgtacaaattttaaaaataacagtCTTTGAAAACGTGGAtttgaagatataaaattaggcatgcataaattttatgaaaataataggggataaacgtgcaacgcacgttccCAAAGACTAGTATCTTTATATACATGTGAGATTGTGGAACAGAATACCTTTTCGTGACATATTAAAATCTATCCCCAAGTCATAAAGCTTTTTCTCTATAACCTCCACACAATTCCTATCCCCAAATATTTGTCTAAAACATTAGGTAACGGGGAGTGGGAGAAAGCTATGAAGGTTGAAGTAGAAGCGTTGGAAAAAACAAAACTTTGGAAATTGTGAAATTaccaaaaggaaaaaagttGGTTGGGAGCAGATGGGTGTTTGCTATGAAATATAAGTCAGATGGGTCTATAGAAAGATATGAATAAACTTAGTTAGGAATAAGCCTAAGGCTCTGACACCATATGGAATAAGATAGTTGGATAATTTAATTTCTATCTTTCTAGGTCATATACATGGTTTTATATACATGAGCGATTGTGGAACAGAATCAAATCTTGATACGGAGAATATTCTCTATCAACCAACAGTTGGGAACAAATATAGTGTGTGGCATTAGCACTATGGGTGCTCATTATATTCTTCTATATGTACCTAAGGATTCTTGTAGGAACTCAAAAGAACAGCTAACAAGAAAGTGCAGAACGAACGAAAGATTAAGGAAATAAAGAAACACACGTCATAGAGCGTTGATGAGGAAGATGCAAAGAACCGAAGAGCTGGAGCTTCAAAAGTAGTAGAGCTAATTGAGCTTCAGCAAAGAAGCAAAAAGACAATAATCTAGATGTTTTTGTTACCTTCCTATTTTATGTttgcttttttatttatttttaggtaGATTTACAGACTCAAAAAAATGCATGCATTAATCTTTCTAATGCTCCACCAACTACCCATTGTTTTAATAACACTGGAGAGGATTTTGTTTTACTCATTGTTTCTCCCCAGAGAACAAACTGATATAAAAAGCTGATGCAACCTTGAATCCagaacataaaagaaattatagagTGGACTTAATATTCtattattcaaatataaatacatcATTAATAGCACAGAAAATGGAAAAAGATCAAGTTACATCAGATTTTACTTCTCTCTCTATTATGCATTCTTCTGAGGTGAATTAGTGTCAAATGAGTACCCCTGATAAGTCTGCAAAATTTCTTCCTCTGCTAGATGCTGAGGCCGCGGCTCGTCACCTTGCCAAGTCCATACAATGTCTTCCAATGCTGGTCTTACATCCTTTATCATTGTCTTCTTGTACTCTATCGTATCTCCATTCGATTTCTTCATCTCAACAAAGTGAAAATTTGGAGTTACCTCAAAGATTTCTGCATCAATAGACAACACcccttttcttccttctttagATCCTTCCAACTTCAATAGTCCTCCATCCTTTTTCATCACCTTCAACTTCAAACGCCTAGCTACATCCTCTAGCTTTGAGATGATTGTTTTCGCCGGTTGCTTTGATGTAAATATAACTTCCTTCTTTCTATCTCTTTCTTCAAACAAGCCAGACAAGTCAACACCTGTTGAGAaagatattatattaaaagcatTCAAGTGTGCAGGCTTGACCAGTTCTGGCTCTGTTTCTGTTATTGAGTCGGTACTCTCACCGATACCAAAACCTGCATCATCAATCGCTGCCTCTTCAGGCTTCAGTTCAGTATCAGCATTTATAGGTTTCAGCTGCAACCCTTTCTTGAACCAAGAATTCTCCATTATCTTAGAAATGGACATTCTTGTGCTAGGATTTGGATTTAATATTTTCGATATCAGCCTGCGAGCATCAGGAGGGAACCAGTTAGGGCATTTGAACTCAGCCTTACCGATCTTTCTGTACATCTCCATTAAATTTGAATCCTGGAAAGGAAGATATCCAGCCAAAAGGACATATAATATCACCCCACATGACCAAATATCAGCTTTAGCACCGTCATAGCCTCTCCTGTTTATCACTTCTGGTGCAACATAAGCTGGTGTCCCACATTTAGTATGAAGTAAACCGTCTTGGCATTTAGATTCTGCAAGAGCACTCAATCCAAAATCTGAAATCTTTAGATTCCCATTTTCATCAAGCAATAGATTCTCCGGTTTTAGGTCTCGGTGATAAACACCTCTACTATGACAGAAATCAATAGCATTAATCAATTGCTGAAATAACTTCCTTGCAACATCTTCCTTTAACTTCCCTTTAGACACTTTGTTATACAACTCGCCTCCTTTGACATATTCCATTACACAATAAATCTTCTTTTTGCTGGCCATCACCTCATAGAGCTGCACAATATTAGAATGCCTAACCAATTTCATCGCTGAAATCTCGCATTTGATTTGATCAATCATCCCAACTTTTACAATCTTCTCCTTATCGATGATCTTAATAGCCACATTCATGCTAGTCTTGACATCTCTCGCATGATGGACCTTAGCAAAAGTACCTTGTCCTAACAATCTCCCTAACTCATACCTTTCCATTAGTATACTACTCCCCTTACTCTCCATCTCAACTTCAACAAACCCCGAGTAATCAAACTAGCTATTTTCAAcacaatatttatcaagaaGTGAACAACTCAACCATCTTCACTAAGATGGTGAAACGATACAATTTGACCGTGAAAGAATCTAGTCGGGTTTGGCATTTGATGAGTGAACATGGACGACGTTGGAAATAATGGTGCAATCTCATCAAGTTTATCGGATAGCTCCAATAGTGcttcaatttcaaagaaaaacttGCTAGCTCTTAAGCACATCTTTCAGCATTCCCTTGGTCCTTTTAATGAACTAGTGAATACTGAAGAGGATACTTTAACTTGTAACAACCCAATGTCTATGTTTACCTGAATGAAATCATAAAGAGTAACTAAGAACAAAGTTCACACTGAAAATGACAATTTGCTTTTACTACTGCATTCTTGTATTGATTATTGAtacatattaaattaatttttgcatTGGGGTAAGGGAAATGGGGAGGGGATTACACTGTGGGAATCGAACTTTCACCAACAAGGTGAAAATTTAGGTAGCcaaccaactgagctactagaatttttatttttcttactaagatttccatttttctttacaTACAAATACATGATTTGAGCCAAAGTTACTAGGTTCGATTGTTGGCTCCGCCCCCCAATCAAGGtcaagaaattaaaagaaaaacagaatGCGCAATTAAATGGATTTAGAGAAAACAATAGAAGTTGTATGCATTAgcataatttttgaataaaaattgaatcttgagACTGCAAAACAGCAGAACAGcaaatttcacaaaaataaatgaatcaacTAGTTTAGAGTTAAAGGTTTTCATTAATGCGATTACTCATAAGaccccatataattttattttttttccactcttctttactttttgaacttttgagaaaaaattggACTATGGAAAACCAAtatcaagaaaacaaaactTTTTCCAAAATGAATAAAGCATACAATACATAGTAAACAAAGTGCAGAAACATAGAGAAAACCAAATAGATGGGAATGTAAAATGGTGAATCTACTTACCTTTAAACTGAAAAAAATACTGAAAGAAGGGAGATAGATGAGCAattgtatttttgaaaatattgaggCAGACACATAAAATGGGAAAAGGCATGGGCTTTTTATGGCTTTTTATACCTGCTCTGCTCTTTTTAAAATCATACACCCTCAATCCTCATATCTAAATTGTAGCActagataatttttaaaattgtcaaGTCATGACCAGGTATCTTTAACAAATTACTCCATctttttcatcttatttttgttactccctccattccatttTATACAAGTTAGTTTGACTCATCATcgtgtttaagaaagaaaataagacttttgaaattAGTGGTCTAAAACAAGTGAAAGATATTTGTGTtgatataaatcatttcattaaaggtaaaataaatattttaaaattaaattattacttaataaaaaaagtgtctttttttttactgtctaaaaatgaccaaaaaagaaagtaagtaATATAAACTGACACAGATGGGaggaagtattttttttaattccgtttgagaaaaaatattctttttttttttgtattttaattttaattttaattttgtatatgaGATGTTTTAAATAATCACAAAATTACTgtcaatgaaataatttatgattattaaaaaaattatgttttattttcacatgtttttaaagggtttttttcCTCTTAACTTCATGTCAGTCAAATTCATTTAcataaattagaataaaaagagtaatgtgtattttatttgatgatttGATAGTATATAAGATTGATCAGATTAGCAGTAAAATACAGAATGTGaacaattttagaaaaaaaaaatattgttatatttAAAGAAATGACAATATCTGAATGGTTCAATAGATTGGGACTGTAATTGCCACCAGATACAGGCAAGTGGTATAGGTATATAGACAAATTGATATATTAGAATATTCATTATTTGTTTACCATATTGTTTTTGTCCATTATAGAAAGATAATTATTATGATATGCATGAATGAACATTGAACATAGGACAATTCTTGGCAAAAAAGAAATCATCATTGTGATaagatttatatttaatatatatagttaatgATGACAATTGAGGTAGATCTTATCCCAGGCCATTGTTTATTccatttgttttccttttttcattttctgatttattttattaaaatccAATTAGCTTTATGAGTGAAAATTATTTACACACCtcaattttatttgaatattatatttttttcctcaagTTTAAATAATAGACATTCTCCCTCCCATTTATCCTATACAATGTCTATTTCATCTTTAACATTTTCAATCATCCAATTATGCAATAGAATAATTTTTAACCTAGATataatcatttatttatttaattaacttGATTAACATATAagtaggatttttttttatgaatttatcaTCAAATCTAATGCTATTTATATGATTCATATTTTAATTCACATGTATTAAGtatgcatgtatatatatatatatgtttcaaactcttttattttttttaggtataatacataaatatgtcttttaacttgACTTGACTGACATTATGGCTTTAATTTTTTCGCAcgagtagacacttaaacttatataaagttgaacaagtagataaacacgtcctacatgacaatttgtgTGAGATACACTAGGA
It encodes the following:
- the LOC125871656 gene encoding CBL-interacting protein kinase 2-like, with protein sequence MESKGSSILMERYELGRLLGQGTFAKVHHARDVKTSMNVAIKIIDKEKIVKVGMIDQIKCEISAMKLVRHSNIVQLYEVMASKKKIYCVMEYVKGGELYNKVSKGKLKEDVARKLFQQLINAIDFCHSRGVYHRDLKPENLLLDENGNLKISDFGLSALAESKCQDGLLHTKCGTPAYVAPEVINRRGYDGAKADIWSCGVILYVLLAGYLPFQDSNLMEMYRKIGKAEFKCPNWFPPDARRLISKILNPNPSTRMSISKIMENSWFKKGLQLKPINADTELKPEEAAIDDAGFGIGESTDSITETEPELVKPAHLNAFNIISFSTGVDLSGLFEERDRKKEVIFTSKQPAKTIISKLEDVARRLKLKVMKKDGGLLKLEGSKEGRKGVLSIDAEIFEVTPNFHFVEMKKSNGDTIEYKKTMIKDVRPALEDIVWTWQGDEPRPQHLAEEEILQTYQGYSFDTNSPQKNA